A section of the Castanea sativa cultivar Marrone di Chiusa Pesio chromosome 12, ASM4071231v1 genome encodes:
- the LOC142620628 gene encoding uncharacterized protein LOC142620628, producing the protein MGRRFWVVEVGCGWFVANGGLRKEIDLCLSESKHQQQQQEKHSFTVSYLINSCGLSSKSALLASQKVQLGNPDRPDSVLSLLKEHGFTNTQIAKLVRTHPMLLLSDPGKTLLPKIEFFLSKVGVSSSDLTRILTWILTSSPLLLVRSLENHLIPCYNFLKSLLVVDEKVITTLKRSQLSFLYDVTNNMVPNIALLREFGVPESAISFLVTNFPGIAFIKHARFVKAVHEVKEMGFDPSKSVFVLAVQVILKMKKPMWESKLEVYKRWGWSKDVALLAFRRYPNCVLLSEEKITKTMDFLVHKMGCPSADIAKNPSVLGLSLEKRIIPRFSVVQLLLAKDLIKNKFSSATFLLPSEKCFLEKFVIKFQANFPQLLDVYQGKMDLLDVGIQSEKVRGMEQL; encoded by the exons ATGGGGCGCCGTTTCTGGGTTGTAGAAGTTGGATGTGGGTGGTTTGTGGCAAATGGTGGTCTGAGGAAGGAGATCGACCTCT GTTTGTCTGaatcaaaacaccaacaacagcaacaagAAAAACATTCTTTTACAGTGTCTTACCTCATAAACTCTTGTGGGTTGTCCTCAAAATCTGCTCTTTTAGCATCACAGAAGGTACAATTGGGAAACCCAGATAGACCAGACTCAGTGCTTAGTCTTCTCAAAGAGCATGGGTTTACCAATACCCAAATCGCCAAACTTGTCAGAACGCACCCAATGTTGCTTTTATCTGATCCTGGGAAGACCCTTTTGcccaaaattgagtttttccTTTCTAAGGTAGGGGTTTCAAGCTCTGACCTCACTAGGATTCTCACTTGGATTCTCACTTCAAGTCCTTTACTATTGGTTAGGAGTTTAGAGAACCATCTTATCCCCTGCTATAATTTCCTCAAGAGTTTACTTGTGGTGGACGAGAAAGTTATTACTACTTTGAAGCGGTCACAGCTTTCTTTTCTATATGATGTAACCAATAATATGGTTCCAAATATTGCACTTTTGAGAGAATTTGGAGTACCTGAATCAGCCATCTCTTTTTTGGTGACTAATTTTCCGGGTATTGCGTTCATTAAACATGCCAGGTTTGTTAAGGCTGTCCATGAGGTTAAGGAAATGGGATTTGATCCTTCGAAATCGGTATTTGTCCTAGCAGTCCAGGTgattttgaagatgaagaagccAATGTGGGAATCTAAATTGGAAGTTTATAAGAGGTGGGGTTGGTCCAAGGATGTAGCTCTGTTAGCATTTAGAAGGTATCCAAATTGTGTGCTATTATCAGAAGAGAAGATCACAAAAACAATGGACTTCCTTGTACACAAAATGGGTTGCCCGTCTGCAGACATTGCTAAAAATCCTTCAGTTCTAGGTTTAAGCTTGGAGAAGAGGATTATCCCTAGGTTTTCAGTTGTTCAACTTTTGTTAGCCAAGGATTTGATCAAGAATAAGTTCTCCTCAGCAACCTTTTTACTACCTAGCGAGAAGTGCTTTTTGGAAAAGTTTGTGATTAAATTTCAGGCCAATTTTCCTCAATTGTTGGATGTGTATCAAGGTAAGATGGATCTTCTGGATGTAGGAATTCAATCGGAGAAGGTACGTGGGATGGAACAGTTATAA